Proteins encoded within one genomic window of Macrobrachium nipponense isolate FS-2020 chromosome 8, ASM1510439v2, whole genome shotgun sequence:
- the LOC135223040 gene encoding centrosomal protein of 135 kDa-like, which produces MVQFFVDFMASDSSACLDEAGNQEDEIDHSGFEEDHVSDVSDNEVVYGRPRNEEGDHPDSEEETRNLDISRKFEEVLKENENLFFRFEKERLEKDQLIDELLDKVEGLTVAGLQMEEHIRNLERLNKENERKISSMSEEMQLKNEMIEKAKVTEVQRKENEERDQMLIILENTVAVLSMEKDTLHRDLQQNDQSREEMQMKMNKLNQDQEGLRKENGRKEKNIEKLKRENENKTLKMKGLEDELQVLTIQTQMAHENLKELDQCKKELAEKNKELEKLREQNWQKDSKILRLENECTQKQLEVSDLLKESKFVVAEQPMANGKMNDLIRRKAQLEFDPAETKEQLETRVFEEMEALLETVRRQEEILAQDTKISCLGKVKILNGPKNHKEKEVSRRERAIRKAEETKASDETRCLRKPQINCRALYRRMDSIEEELCQIKGLKRPSVSTKRHSKISNKSPAIEKPLNREELHQKMGLISATNLQRLEREAKMVRELYKINTVT; this is translated from the coding sequence ATGGTTCAGTTCTTTGTCGATTTCATGGCCTCGGACAGCTCTGCCTGTCTTGATGAGGCTGGAAATCAGGAGGACGAAATTGATCACTCTGGCTTTGAAGAAGACCATGTTTCGGATGTTTCGGATAACGAAGTAGTATACGGACGTCCCAGGAATGAAGAAGGCGACCATCCAGATAGTGAAGAAGAAACAAGAAATTTGGATATAAGTCGGAAGTTTGAGGAAGTacttaaggaaaatgaaaatcttttcttcaggtttgagaaagagagattagAAAAGGATCAGCTGATCGACGAATTACTGGACAAGGTAGAGGGCCTGACCGTAGCAGGACTGCAGATGGAAGAACACATCAGAAACCTCGAacgactgaacaaagaaaatgaaagaaaaatcagtTCAATGTCCGAAGAGATGCAGCTGAAAAACGAAATGATTGAAAAGGCGAAGGTTACAGAGGTCCAAAGGAAGGAAAACGAGGAGAGAGACCAGATgctaattattttggaaaacaccgTCGCAGTTCTCTCGATGGAGAAGGACACTTTGCATCGAGATCTACAGCAAAACGATCAAAGCCGAgaagaaatgcaaatgaaaatgaacaagctGAATCAGGACCAGGAAGGACTTCGAaaagagaatggaaggaaagagaaaaacatagaaaagctgaagagggagaacgagaaCAAGACCTTGAAGATGAAAGGTTTAGAGGACGAGTTACAAGTCCTCACCATTCAGACACAGATGGCCCACGAAAATTTGAAAGAGCTCGACCAGTGTAAAAAAGAATTAgctgaaaaaaacaaggaactaGAAAAGCTGAGAGAACAGAACTGGCAGAAGGATAGCAAGATCCTTCGACTGGAAAATGAATGCACCCAGAAACAATTGGAAGTCAGCGATTTATTAAAAGAATCTAAATTTGTTGTAGCAGAACAACCGATGGcaaatggaaagatgaatgacCTGATTAGAAGGAAAGCTCAACTTGAATTCGATCCTGCTGAAACGAAGGAGCAACTAGAGACCAGGGTTTTTGAAGAGATGGAAGCATTATTGGAAACCGTAAGACGCCAAGAAGAGATCTTGGCGCAGGATACGAAGATCAGCTGCTTAGGAAAGGTCAAAATCCTCAATGGACCAAAGAATCATAAAGAAAAGGAAGTTTCCAGAAGAGAGAGGGCGATAAGGAAAGCTGAAGAAACAAAGGCTTCGGATGAAACTCGGTGTCTGAGGAAGCCCCAGATCAACTGCAGAGCCCTCTACCGACGAATGGACAGCATCGAGGAAGAACTTTGCCAAATCAAAGGATTGAAACGACCTTCAGTTAGCACCAAGAGGCACTCAAAGATCTCGAATAAAAGTCCAGCAATTGAGAAGCCTCTAAACAGAGAAGAATTGCACCAGAAAATGGGGCTGATATCTGCAACCAACCTCCAACGACTGGAGCGAGAAGCTAAAATGGTCCGAGAGCTCTACAAGATAAACACAGTCACGTAA
- the LOC135223041 gene encoding uncharacterized protein LOC135223041, whose protein sequence is MYERCLTEGLRRFEDSWSQNVTIISQDSEYERLCRSYRAITRCVRKAIATTQKTMSEIDTGDINQRPVLPPPSAPTNPLPPPKLPAIKIPEFSGGEKQWLAFRDIDRRDIFDVIKFSTLRASLRDNPFKAIEGLLVTNANYSVAIQTLKERYDNKEKLKRRLMSKLTHLVPPSHTIEDLNTFKLEYKIILQMNTLNLDVEAMNPIFSGIICDKLSPETRKAIANKHNSMSLDLKQISSGLKYVCELMEFCYEGENSNKRKRDQGNYSKVIPSNVQNVQRAQPSNSKPSNSSPYNNCVFFSSNHTSCDCKTFKSIDCRRDRVKYLRLCFACLKGGHLFSECRNKPKCNICDGPHYPMICKKTENPVNPAPPKLIVNSTNVSKSNVNSGKSHNDSKGAVSKGDSPVVMTASLGIDHSQTNKISVSTALPTAKVIVSGNGHRSFERALFDSGAQRTFIATELAHKLSLSSIATVALKVKPFGSDAMEVNCNIVRVVVRLGKIRTVINAIAFDRVNSRIYSPGLSKSAAFLTSKGIKLADNDLNSD, encoded by the coding sequence ATGTATGAACGTTGTCTTACTGAGGGTCTAAGACGTTTTGAAGATAGTTGGTCACAGAATGTGACGATTATTTCACAGGATAGTGAATATGAGAGGTTATGTAGAAGTTATAGAGCAATAACTAGATGTGTAAGGAAAGCTATTGCTACTACGCAGAAAACTATGAGCGAGATTGACACGGGAGATATAAATCAACGGCCCGTTTTGCCTCCTCCTTCGGCTCCCACtaaccctctccctccccctaaaCTCCCAGCAATTAAGATACCTGAATTTAGCGGTGGGGAGAAACAATGGCTTGCATTTCGGGATATTGATCGTAGGGATATTTTCGATGTGATTAAGTTTTCTACACTCAGAGCTAGTTTAAGGGATAACCCCTTTAAAGCCATAGAAGGTTTGCTTGTCACTAATGCCAATTATTCAGTAGCTATTCAGACCCTTAAGGAGAGGTatgataataaggaaaaattgaaacGTAGACTTATGTCCAAATTAACACATTTAGTCCCTCCCAGTCATACAATAGAAGATTTGAACACGTTcaaattggaatataagattatTTTACAAATGAACACATTGAATTTAGATGTAGAAGCCATGAACCCCATTTTCTCTGGTATAATATGCGATAAATTATCACCTGAAACACGTAAGGCTATAGCTAATAAACATAATAGTATGTCTCTTGATTTAAAGCAAATTTCCTCAGGTTTGAAATATGTTTGTGAATTAATGGAATTTTGTTACGAAGGTGAGAATTCTAATAAGAGAAAACGGGATCAGGGCAACTATTCTAAAGTGATTCCCTCAAATGTGCAAAATGTGCAGAGAGCACAACCAAGTAACAGTAAACCTAGTAATAGTAGTCCTTACAATAATTGTGTGTTTTTCTCATCGAACCATACCTCTTGCGATTGTAAGACTTTCAAATCCATTGATTGTAGAAGGGACAGAGTTAAATATTTAAGATTGTGCTTTGCTTGCCTCAAAGGAGGTCATTTATTCTCTGAATGTAGAAATAAGCCGAAATGTAATATATGTGATGGGCCTCATTACCCGATGATTTgtaagaaaacagaaaaccctGTTAATCCTGCTCCACCAAAGTTGATTGTAAATAGTACTAATGTTAGTAAATCAAATGTTAATTCTGGGAAATCTCATAATGATTCTAAAGGTGCTGTTAGTAAAGGTGATTCCCCAGTAGTTATGACTGCTTCTTTGGGAATTGATCATTCTCAGACTAATAAGATTTCTGTTTCGACTGCTCTTCCTACTGCTAAGGTAATTGTGTCAGGGAATGGACATCGTTCCTTTGAGAGAGCACTCTTTGATTCTGGTGCGCAAAGAACGTTTATTGCAACGGAATTAGCCCATAAGCTTAGTCTATCGTCCATAGCAACAGTAGCCTTAAAGGTAAAACCATTTGGCAGTGATGCCATGGAAGTTAATTGTAATATAGTAAGAGTTGTGGTGAGACTAGGTAAGATTCGTACTGTCATTAATGCCATTGCATTCGATAGAGTTAATTCCAGAATTTATTCTCCAGGATTAAGTAAGTCAGCTGCGTTCTTGACGAGTAAAGGCATAAAATTAGcagataatgatttaaattcaGATTAA